The Treponema succinifaciens DSM 2489 region TTTTTTGCGACGCAGGATTTAAAGTCGCGCTAAAAAAACACAAAGAAGTCATGGACTGGAAACTGGAACTTCCAGCTTCAATTGAACACACAAAACTTAAGGCAACTCTTGAACTTTGCAATGTTCCGCCGCTCGGTTACTTTCTTGAAATAGAAATTCTTTCGCCGTCAAAAAAAGATGAAGATGTAAAAAAAGTTCAGCAAATTTTATTTGAGCTTCTTGAAAAATGCGGAATCGAAAAATCCTGCATAGAAGAAAAATATTATTCAGAACTTCTTTCGCAAATTGAAAAAAATAATTAAATTATAAAGAACAAACAAAATAGTAATAATAGAGGAAATTTATGTTTGAACGAATTAATTACAAAAATCAGGCACGCGAGCAGCTAAAAGGAAAATTAAAAACTCCAATAATTGCGTTTGTTGTAACAATGGCAATCACTGCAATGGCGGCAGGACTTCCGCAGGAAAATCTGGACGGAACAACTGGGCTTATTTCATTTTTGCTAATCAGTTTTATAAACAGCGTTTCATCTTTTGCATTTTTAAGAATTTTTATTCAGATTTACAACACAAAAACCAAGGCTGAATTTTCAGATTTTATAAACAGTTTTTCACATTTTGTAAAAGCTTTTCTCGGATTTCTTTGGTTTTATTTGTGGGTCGGACTTTGGAGCTTGCTTTTCTTTTTCCCGGGAATTGTAAAAGCATTTTCGTACTCGCAGATGTTTTTTGTTCTGGCGGAAAATCCAAAAATTTCAGTTTCAAAAGCCATGAATATAAGTAAAGTTCTTACGCGAAACCACAAAGGCGATTTGTTTCTTATGTCGCTAAGTTTTTTGGGCTGGGAATTTCTTTCGATGCTCACACTTTTCATTCTCCAGATTTGGATCAAACCTTACGAAGCAATGTCATTTACAAACGCATATTACGCACTAAAAGAAGAAGCGTTCAGGACAGGCTCGCTTACACCGGCGGACTTTGAATCGTAACTAAAAGTTATTTTTTATTGGAGGAAAAAATGAAAATAAAATTTTCAAAAGATAATTATTCAAAAAAAGGGATTGCAGTTTTTGCCTGCACAGTCGCTCTTGCAGCCGCTATTTTTATCTTTAACACAGCAAATTCCGCCTTGAACAAAAATAAAAAAAGCACAATTTCCGCAGTTTCAAATTCAGAAACAAAAATCAAAGACAAGCTGCTTGGAAAAAAAGAAAACAAGTTTCCAAAGAACGAATACATCGCAAAGCTTTTTATAAAGGGCGTAATTTCAGAATCAAACGATTCATACAATCAGGAATGGATTTTGTCCACAATAGAAAATTTGCAGGAAGACACGAACAACCGCGGAATCGTCCTTGTAATAAATTCTCCAGGCGGCGGAGTTTATCAGGCAGACGAAGTTTTCCTTGCGCTTGAAAAATACAAAAAGAAAACCGAACGTCCGGTTTACGCATACTTCACTTCTCTTGCGGCGAGCGGCGGATATTACGTTGGATGTGCGGCTGACTACATAATGGCAAACAGAAATTCTCTAACCGGAAGCATCGGCGTTATAGCAGGGCAGTTTACAGATTTGACAGGACTCATGGAAAAATGGGGAATAAAGTCCACAACAATCCACTCAGGACGCAACAAGCTCATGGGAAATTTCAACGAACCTATGACACAGGAACAGCAGGAAATAATGCAGTCAATCGCAGATGAATGTTACGAGCAGTTTACGGATATTGTAGCAGAAAGCCGCGGACTTTCAAAAGAAGAAGTCTACAAACTTGCGGACGGAAGAATCTACACAGCCTCGCAGGCAAAAGAAGCATCCCTCATAAATTCAATAGGAACTTTAGACGAGCTTATTGAAACAATGCAACGAAAAGAATTCGACTTTGCAGAATACGAAACCGCGGATTTTTCTTATCAAAAAGAAGATAGCATTTACAGAATGATTATGGGAAGCGCAAAAGAATTCAAAAAAGCTTCATTGGGAATTCCTGATGCTGTAATGGAAGTTTTAGAGCCGCAAATTGAATTTCCGGCATATTATTACAAGTAGGAATTTTCCTCTGAAATAACAATTCCAACTTGCTTTAGCGTAAAGCCTTTCTGAACAAGAGAGGCTTTTATTTTGTCCAAGTCTTTTTTGAACAATAGGCACTTTTTATAAGCACGCCGGCAAATCTCAAGTTCATCTTTTTCTGAAAAAAATTCATCAAGGGCTTTTTTTGAAGCTATGCGGTCAACGCCTCTGGATGCAAGTTCGGCCGCAAGCCGGATTCTTCCTTCAGCATGGTCGATTGAACGGCTTCTTAGCCAAGCACCGGCAAATCTTTCATCGCTTAAATTTCCACACAGCTCAAGATAATCCAAGGCTTTTTCTACAGCGGATTTTTCAATTCCCTTTTTTAAAAGCTTTCGCTCAAGTCCGGCACGGCAATGCTCAGCGCGCGCAAGATATGTCATTGCGGCAAATTCAGCGCCATAAACAATCGCCGCATTTAGCAAATCCGAAGCTTCTTCATCCGAAAATTCCGCTCCGGCAAAAAGCTTTTCCTCAGTCAAAAGAGAAAGGTAAGACGCACGCAAAAAAAATGCAGACCCAACAGAAGGTGTAATTTCGTACACTCCTGTAAAAGTCTGCTGTATTTGGCGAATAACCAATTTTAGCGTTTGCTGAACTGGAATCTGCGGCGAGCACCACGCTGACCATACTTCTTACGCTCAACCATACGAGAGTCGCGTGTAAGATATCCGTTTGCCTTAAGAGAAGGACGTGCGTCTGGATCTACCTGAGTCAAAGCACGGGAAACTCCATGCAAGCAAGCTGCAGCCTGACCATTAAGTCCGCCACCGCAAACGTTGATAAGAATATCAAACTTGTTTACATTTGATGTAACCAAAAGCGGCTGAATTACAAGACGAGCCTGTGATTCTGTTGCAAAATAGTCTTTTATATCCTTTCCGTTAACAACAATTTTTCCTGAACCTTCGCGCATAAAAACACGAGCAGTTGCAGTTTTTCTTCTTCCTGTACCGATAGCTAAATTCTTAATCACGATATGCTCCTATTTTAAACTTCAAGAGGTTTTGGATTCTGAGCTGCATGAGGATGCTCTGGACCTTCGTAAATCTTAAGATTTCCGATAATCTTGCGTCCAAGGCGGTTATGAGGAAGCATTCCCCAAATTGTTCTCTTCAAAGGTTCTGTAGGATGTTTTTCAATAAGAGTATTGAATGAATAAGAGCGCAAACCACGTACATAACCTGTATAATGGCGATAAAGCATATTGTCAGCTTTTTTGCCTGTAACCTGAATTTTTTCAGCATTAACGATTACAACAAAATCACCACACATAGAGTTCGGTGTATAAGAAGCTTTGTGCTTTCCACGGAGAACAGAAGCAGCTTTTGCAGCTACACGTCCCAAAGTTTTTCCAGATGCATCAATGACATACCAGTCATTTTTTACATCTTCATTTTTAGCAAAATAAGTTTTCATGTATATACCTTTCTAAATAAAACATTACGTTTTCCGCTTTGCATCCAGCTTCAAACGTTTGCAGGCAATGAGCAGTTGCCAACAATATATACGGGGTAAAAAAATATACCATGTTTTCAGTTTTTTAGTCAATTAAATTTAAGAAATTCAACTGTAAAAACTGAAAATATTTGCGATGAATAAGAAATTTATTTTTTTTCTATTGATTTAGCGGCGTTTTCTTCTTTTTTTGCTTCTTTTTTATCTTTTATATCAGCAAAACCTATAAAAACTGAAATGAGCCCGCAGAATGCCGCAAAACACGGAGTAAATCCTTTCAAAAATGAAATAATGTCAGAAGTCCAGTTCAAGCCAAGACAAGAAAACACACAAAATCCAATCAGAACAATTCCAATCAACAATGAAACCATAAAATACTCCATAATTGTTTTAGCCGTTCTTGTAAAAACAAAAACGGCATTTTATAAAAAAATTATCAAACTAGTAATTTTCAGGTTTTACTTCAAAATAGCTTTGAGGATGAGCGCAAACTGGACAAATATCCGGCGCTTTTTTTCCTACGCAGATATGTCCGCAGTTTGAGCATTGCCAGATAACGTCTCCGTCCTTGCTGAAAACACACTCATTTGTAACGTTATCCAAAAGCTTGCGGTAACGCTCTTCATGTGTTTTCTCAATCGCGGCGACACCTTCAAATTTCTGGGCAATATCGATAAATCCTTCTTCACGCGCTGTCTTGGCAAACGAAGAATACATATCTGTCCACTCGTAATTTTCACCTTCCGCAGCATCCTTTAAATTTTCTGCGGTGCTTTTTATTCCGTCGTTAAGATATTTGTACCAAAGCTTTGCGTGCTCCTTTTCATTTTCAGCAGTTTCCTCGAAAATTTTTGCAATCTGCACAAATCCGTCTTTGCGGGCCTTGCTTGCGAAAAATGTATACTTGTTGCGGGCCTGAGATTCACCTGCAAAAGCCGTCTTAAGATTTTCTTCTGTTTTTGAACCTTTCAATTCCATGATTTACCTCCAGTACAAATACAGCCATAAAAATAAAAATTTTCTAATTATATAAAGTATAATCAATTATTTGCACAATTGCAATTCAAACAGGAAATTTTTTTAATTTTTACATAATTCTGGACAAAACCATGAAAATAATAGTGCTTGAAAAAATGCTTACCATAGAATTTTTAAATAAAAGGTGAATGACAACAGTTGCCACAGAAGCAGCCAAATGAGGAATTCCAAAAGGAGAACTCAAAAAACTTGTGTCCTTGAAGCAATAAACGACCAAAACCGCCATAATTAAAGACGGCGTGTATTTCTCAATAAAGCGGATTATCGCAGGCGGATTTTTTCTGCTGAAGGCAACAAAAGGAAGCAAGCGCGTTCCATAAATAACTGCCCCGGAAACAAAAACAGCTACCAAAGCCATCATAAGGCTATAAGACTCTTTCATGCCAATTTCTCCGATTTAGAATTTGAAAGAATTTTCTCTTTTGCAAAAAATGACGGACCTCTTGCCAAAAGCATAACTCCAAGAGCCGCGCAAATTGAAAACCAGATTATATTTGACGAGCCAAAAACTCCGGTTTTATAAAGCACAACAGAAAACACAGCGGCAAGTCCACCAGCCAACGCAGGCACACAATCCTTTGAAGATTTTAGCTGCTCAATCAAAAGAACTATAAAAAGCGAAGTGAGCGCAAAATCAACTCCGGTTAAAAATTTTCCAAGTCCGTAGCGATTCATAACGGTGTAAGCCACAGCGCCAATAAGACTTCCCAAGCACCAGTAGCTTTGGTCCAGCGCGGAAACAACCGCATAAAAAGAAATTTTATTCACACGGGGCGGAACTTCAATTCCCTGAACAAGCGCAAAAGTTTCGTCCGTAATTGCAAAAATAAGATAAGGCTTTTTTCCGCCGGCATTTTTATATTTTGAAATAAGCGAAAGTCCGTAGAAAACATGGCGGATGCTAAGCAAAAACTGAACAAGAATTATTTCAGCAAAAGAAGCTCCGGAAGCAAGCTGACCGACTATAAAATATTGTCCAGAACCAGTATACATGACAACCCCTGAAAGAACTGCAAGCCACCAAGGATAGCCTGCATTCGCAAGCAGCATTCCGAATCCAATTCCAATCGCAATATATCCAAAAAACACAGGCGCAGTTATTTTCAGAGCATGGGCAAAAACATAGCGGTTCATAATGAGCAAATATAATAGCAATAAAGATAAATAGGTTCAACAGCGCAAAATTTAAACTTTCTACAATAAAATTCAGCAAAAATCCGCAAAAGTTTTTTTATAAATTTCCACTTATTTTTTCAAAAATTATTGACTTTTTTACGTATTAAATACAAATTAAGCCTTAGACTTTAAAGTCTATCAGAGCCTTGTTTTGCCAGATAAAAGGCTTCTTTATCACTCAGAAGGAGTTGTACCCTAGTGAACGGAAGTACAGTTTCTATTAACAGCGTGTCCAAGCATTTTGGCTCGTTCCATGCGCTTGACGACATCAGCATTACAATTAAGCAGGGTGAATTTTTTTCTCTGCTTGGACCGTCCGGCTGTGGAAAGACAACACTTCTCCGCATTATCGCAGGATTTGAATTTCCTGATGAAGGCGCAGTTCTTTTTGATGACAAGAATGTTGTGCCTCTTCCGCCTAACAAACGCCAGAGCAATACAGTTTTCCAGAGCTACGCGCTTTTTCCGCACCTTTCAGTTTATGAGAATGTCGCATTTCCGCTTCGCTTAAAAAAGACTGACAAAAAAACAATCGACGAAAAAGTAAAGGAATATCTGCATCTTGTTCAGCTTGACCAGCACATGTATAAAAAACCAAACCAGCTTTCTGGCGGACAAAGACAGCGTGTGGCAATTGCAAGGGCGCTCATAAACGAGCCGAAGGTTTTGCTTCTTGACGAGCCACTTTCAGCCCTTGATGCAAAACTGCGCGCAAATCTTTTGGTTGACCTTGACGCATTGCACGACAAAATCGGAATCACATTTATTTACGTTACCCACGACCAAAGCGAAGCGCTTGCCGTAAGCGACAGAATCGCTGTAATGAACCAAGGAAAAGTTCTTCAAGTTGGAACTCCATTTGAAATTTACGAAAGCCCGGCGACACAATTTGTAGCGCAATTCATAGGAGAAACAAACCTTTTTGAAAGCACAGTTGTTTCCTGCGAGCCGCACAAGAATTCAAAGGGAGAAGACGAATTCAATGTAACGCTGAATACTCCGGTTCTTGGACTTCAGGCTAAGCTCAAGGGCGAAACTCAGGCGATGCGCGAAGAAGACAAAAATATTCTTGTTACAGACTACGACCACACAGATCCGGGACAGAAAGTCTGCTTTACAATCCGACCGGAAAAAATCCGCATAACGCTTGAAGAGCCGAACGTAGGCGGAAGAAAAGACATCAATGTTTTTAAAGGAATTGTAGAAGAGCCAGTTTACACAGGATTTCAGTCTAAATTCTATGTGCGCCTTGAAAACGGAGCAATCATAAAAGTATTTAAGCAGCACACAAACTATCTTGATGACGGTCCGGAAATCGCCTGGAAAGATGAGGTTTTTGTTTCATGGTCAGCAGACGATGGCTACATTGTTGAGGACATAAACACATGAAAAGCAAGCAGGAAAATAAAGAGCATAAAAGCTTTCAGCTCAGGCTGGCTTCAAAAGCTTATGGCGCAAAATACAAGAAGGCAAATCCCGGTCCTGCTTATGCCTGGCCAATGGGAGCTTGGTTTTCACTTTTCTTTATTGTGCCTCTGATTATAATTGTGTGCTACTCGTTTTTAAAGCGCGATGTTTACGGCGGAGTTACAAGGGAATTTTCACTTAAAGCCTACGAGCAGATGCTGAGTCCGGCTTACGGTCTTATATTTTTGCGCACACTTTGGATTACAATAATCGCCACAGCAGTTACAATTCTCATTTCACTTCCGTGCGGATATGCGATGGCAAGGAGCAAGCACCAGACTCTTCTTTTGATTCTTGTCATTGTTCCGTTTTTAACAAACAGCCTAATAAGAATTTTCGCCTGGATTACAATTCTTGGAGACAACGGACTTTTCAACCAGTTGCTTTCAAATTTACACGACATTATTTGCAAGGTAACTGGCTCAACAAAAGAATTTCTTCCGCATAAATTTATGTTTACGCGCGAGGCTGTTATTCTTGTAAGCATTTATATGTACTTGCCTTATGCGATTCTTCCAGTTTTTACGGCGGTAGACAGATTCGATTTTACACTGCTTGAAGCCGCACGGGATCTTGGCGCAACAAAAATGCAGTCCATGTTTAAAGTTCTGATTCCCGGAATCAAAAGCGGAATCTTGAGCGCGATAATTTTTACGTTTATTCCGATTTTTGGAACATACACAGTTCCGCAGCTTGTAGGCGGAAAAGACAGCTATATGCTCGGAAACATTATTGTTGACCAAGTTCAGAAAGTACGAAACTGGCCTCTGGCTTCTGCATTCAGCCTTGTAATTACAGTTATAAGCATGGCGGGCGTTCTGCTCATGCTTTCAACAGGAAAAAAAGAAGCGGATATGAACAAAAAACTGAACAAAGAAGACACAACATCAAGCATTGCCGAAAGTATTTCCAAAGCCAGTCTCAAAGGAAGCAAATGAAAAATCCGATTTTATTACTGAACAAAAAATACAAGTCGATTCCCAAAAGCGAGTCAAACAGGCACGCAAAACGCCAATGGAAAAAACGCAATCCTAGATTCAGTCTGTCAAATACAGTGCTGTGCCTTTCGATTTTATTTTTGTTTTTACCGCTGTTTGTAATTGTGTTTTTCTCATTCAACGAGTCAAAAGACACAACTTTTACAAATTTCTCGTTCATCTGGTACCAAAAGCTCATATTCAGCTCAAAACCTTTATGGCACGCGCTTTTGAACAGTTTTATTGTAGCCTTAACTTCCGCAATTACAGCAACTGTGCTTGGAACTTTGGCGGCAATCGGAATCAGCTGGTACAAGTTCTTCGGAAAATCCTACATTCAGTCAATCAGCTTTTTACCGATGGTTCTACCGGAAGTTATCATGGGAATTTCGCTCCTGATTTTTTTTAGCGGAATAAAACTTTCGCTCGGACTTTTTACAATTTTTATTGCGCACACAACATTCTGTCTTCCGTTCGTTTATCTTATGGTAAGCGCGAGAATCGACGAATTTGACTATTCAATTATAGAAGCAAGCCACGACTTGGGTGCAAACGAATTTCAGACGCTTACAAAAGTAATTGTTCCCGCAATCATGCCTGGAATTATTTCAGGCTTTATGATGAGCATAACAATGTCACTTGAAGATTACGTTATAACAGCTCTTGTTTCAGGGCCGGGAAGCACTACACTTCCGCTTTACGTTTATTCGCTTATAAGATTCGGTGTAAGTCCTGTAATCAATTCGCTTTCGTTTGTGCTGATTCTTATAATCTGCATCATTGCAATTCTGCTTAGAAGCCGCCTTAAAACATTTGCGGCATCAAGATAATCCATTCTGTAAAAAAAAGCAAAGCTGGTTTCAATACCGACCGTACACAGGAGTTTATATGAAAAAAAGAGTTTGTTCAATTATTTCAGCTTTTATTGCAGTTGCCTCTGTTTCATTTTTTTCATGCAAAGAAGAAAATGAAGTCTACCTTTACAACTGGACTTACTACACACCAGATGAAGTTTTGCGCGACTTTGAAAAAGAATTCAACTGCACTGTAAAAGTAGACAGCTACGCTTCAAATGAAGAAATGTATGCAAAATTAAGAGCCGGAGCAAAAGGATACGACATAGTTGTTCCATCCCAGGATTACTGCTCAATTATGATTAAGCAGGGAATGTTCCGAGAGCTTGACCAGAGCAAGATGACAAACAAAAGCCATATAAATCCGCTTGTATTTGAAAAGGCAGATTACGATCCGCAAATGAAATATTGCGTTCCATATTATCTTGGAGCCGCCGGAATCGCCGTGAACAAGACAAAAGTTTCCACGGATTATGAAAAAACTTGGAACATTTTTGCAGATAAGCAGTTTGCAGGGCACGCCACAATGATGGACGATATGCGCGAAGTTATCGGGGATGCTCTTACAACTCTTGGCTACAGCATAAATACAGTTAACCAGAACGAACTGAAAGAAGCTTCGGACTACATAATAAAAAACTGGAAGCCAAACCTCGTAAAGTTCGACGCTGAAGGATTCGGAAAGTCATTTGCATCCGGCGATTTCTGGCTTTGTCAAGGATATGCGGAAGTTGTATTTGGTGAAGTCCCAGAAGACAAATGGGAAGAAACAATCGACTTCTTTATTCCAGCGGAAGGCGGACCTTCTTACCTTGACAGCATGTGCATCTTGAAAGACGCGCCTCACTACGATCTTGCCAATGAATTTGTAAACTATATTCATCGCCCTGAAGTATATGCTAAATTCCTTGACGCATTCCACTTTCCTTGCTTTGTGAATAAAGATGCCGCCCAGTACATGACAACAAAAACAATGTATGAGGCAGACCAAATGTCAAACTGCGTTCTAAAGGAAGACCTTGGCGAAGACTTGGACAAATACAACGAGCTTTGGCAGGAAATAAGATTCACTGAATAATATGAAAATCATTGCTAAAAAAACAAGCCTCAATGGGCACATTCAAGTTCCAGGCTCTAAGTCGCATACAATCAGAGCACTTTTACTTGCATCCCTTGCAGAAGGAACTTCATATATACGAAATCCACTTCCAAGCGCAGACTGTCTTAGCGCAAGCCGCGCAGTTCCGCTTATGGGCGCAAAAATAGAACTGGAAAAAGACTCTGTAAAAATCGGACAAACCTGGACAGTTCAAGGAGCAGGAAGCAAAATCCACTTGCCAAGCAATATTGTTGACGTAGGAAATTCCGGCTCGCTGCTTTACTTTATGTCGCCAATCGCAGCCACATTTGAAGGCTGGAGCGTGTTCACTGGGGACGAAAGCATAAGAAAACGCCCCGTAAGCCACGTTGTAGACGCATTAAGACAACTTGGAGCGCAGGCATTCACTGCGGAAGAAAAAAGCGGAACTTGCCCGATGCTCATAAAAGGTCCTATAAATGCAAGCAACACAGTAAAAACAGGCGGCGAGCTTAGCCAGTATGTTTCCGGAATGATGATGGCGGCTTGCAGGCTGAACGGAACTCTCAAAATCGAACTTTCAAATCCAAAGGAAACACCATACCTTTACATGACACAAAAGTGGCTTGAAAGCTGCGGAGTAAAAGTCAGAATGTCAGAGGACTTTAAGCACATCGAAGTTGACGGTCCTGTAAAAATCAAGGCATTCGACAAAGCAATTCCAAGCGACTGGGAAGCTGTGGCATTTCCGCTGATTGCAGCCTTAATCACAGACAGCGAGCTTGTAATTAACAACGTGGACTTAAGCGGAACACAGGGCGATGAAGCAATAGTCGAAGTTCTAAAATCCCTTGGAGCAGACATTGAGCTTGACAAACAAATCTGCTCGCTCAAAGTGCACGGCGGAACAAAAGCAAGCAACGGAACAGGAAGACTTTCCACGGAACTTCTAAAAAACAAGGAGCTTCACGTAAATCTTTCTGGATTTCCTGACGCAGTTTGTGCTCTTGCCGCAGTTTCGTGCTTTGTGGAAGGAACTGTTTTTATTGAAGACATTGGCGTTTGCCGCAGAAAGGAAACAGACCGCATAAAAGTTCTAAAAAGCGAGCTTGAAAAACTGGGCGCGCAAGTAGAAGAAGGCGAAGATTTTCTGGTTATCAAGGGACATTCTCCAGTTCTTGCTGACGGAAAGCCAAACCCGGAATTTGTCCTGCACGGCGCGGAAGTTGAAAGCTACTTTGACCACAGAGTTGCAATGAGCCTTGCCTGCCTAGGACTTGGATTAAAAGAAGGTCAAGAAATAAAAGTAAAAGACGCAGAATGTTGCTCTGTAAGCTTTCCTGAATTCTTTGAAGCCATGAACAAAATAGGAGCCGGATTTACAAAAGCCTAAATGACAGCAAAAAAAAGACTGTCTTGAAACTGTTTTACTTGCTATTTTCACGGCCTTCAACAAGCCGAACTCTCCAGTCGTATTCTTTTTGCTCGTCTTCAATTTCCTGCTTGCGAAATAACTTTGACAATTCTTCAATAACTGGAGCAATATTTATCACAGCATCCACAATGCAAGGCTCAAAGTGGCTTCCGCTTGATTCCTTAAAAATTTCAATTGTTCGCTCAATAGAAAACGGCTGTTTATAAGGTCTTCAACTTAAAAGAGCGTCAAGAACATCGGCAGCAGACATTATTCGGACGCAAAGAGGAATTTCATTTCCAGAAAGTCCATTCGGATAGCCGCTTCCGTCGTATTTTTCATGGTGGCAATAAGCCATCTGTTCCGCAACAATGTTGAACCACCCTCTGTTTATCATAGGCAAAAGCTGCACAAGCCTTTTACCTTCAGCAGGATGAGCTTTCATCATTTGAAAT contains the following coding sequences:
- the aroA gene encoding 3-phosphoshikimate 1-carboxyvinyltransferase, with amino-acid sequence MKIIAKKTSLNGHIQVPGSKSHTIRALLLASLAEGTSYIRNPLPSADCLSASRAVPLMGAKIELEKDSVKIGQTWTVQGAGSKIHLPSNIVDVGNSGSLLYFMSPIAATFEGWSVFTGDESIRKRPVSHVVDALRQLGAQAFTAEEKSGTCPMLIKGPINASNTVKTGGELSQYVSGMMMAACRLNGTLKIELSNPKETPYLYMTQKWLESCGVKVRMSEDFKHIEVDGPVKIKAFDKAIPSDWEAVAFPLIAALITDSELVINNVDLSGTQGDEAIVEVLKSLGADIELDKQICSLKVHGGTKASNGTGRLSTELLKNKELHVNLSGFPDAVCALAAVSCFVEGTVFIEDIGVCRRKETDRIKVLKSELEKLGAQVEEGEDFLVIKGHSPVLADGKPNPEFVLHGAEVESYFDHRVAMSLACLGLGLKEGQEIKVKDAECCSVSFPEFFEAMNKIGAGFTKA